TACGTCAGGTTATTTCTGCTAAGTCAGCAAGTGGCACTAACTCTAGATACATCAGCAGGAAGGGTGCCCTTTGATCATTAACACTTTAATTGCTGGGCAAAGCTTGGTCCCTGgtctgccccctgctctgctcagtTCAGTTCCAAATGGGTCACGTACTCCTGAACCCAGTCCtctttggggttagcacagactTCACGGCCCTTCTTGGTGATAAATCTgccaaaggaaaaacatttttggatTAGAACAAGGGGAACTTTGTGAGTGGAGAGAACCAAACATCTCCCTTTAAAACCTCTCCTCTCACTAACACCAGCTGCACCCAGATCCCGTAGGTTTGGGGAACATTTTCCAAAACACCTACGTGATTTAGCTGCCAAAGGCCCATTCTAAAAAGTGATCTAGCCACATCGGAGCACAAGGGCCATCgactttcagtgagactcagCTCCTGTGTGTCTCAATCACTTCCGATAATAAGACTTCAATGACTCAGCAGCCTCgcgcttttgaaaattgcacATTCTTAGtctgctctgttttctttctctggTGGAGTCTCTGCCAGAGTTCCCCACCCTCCTTTCTACATTCAGTGGGTCTTAAGAAACCTCCAAGGCCAGTAACTGGGGGACAGAAAAAAATCTCTGTCTCAGGGTCTGAAATTTGTACTTACACTATGGCCGTCTGGGAGCACATGCTGTTGGTGTCATAATAATCTACCACCAAGCCACGTGGGATCTTCCTGGACGTGTAGGTAAAGCAGCAGGCAGTCGGGGGATCGGAGCCAACTGAGAGAGATGGAGACAACAAATATGAGTGTGTGCTGAGCTGTATGCAAAGAAAAGCCCCTCTAGCAGCCTGAGGGACGTGGGATGGAGCAGGAAGAGAAGACTTCCAGCCATAAGGAGTTGGGATGAGGAAAGGAGatgaaggaaggagggaaatgggAGAGCTTTTCCTCCAGTAATTCCTTCCATCCTTTCCTCTTTCCTGGACACACCCAGGTCTGAAAGTTCTTGTCAGATCTTTGTTGGGCTGCTGACTGCAGCCTTGACACCACCAGGGCTCTCCCCTTCTCAGAAGAGAGCTCCTTGCCCTGCCTCGACCACCGAGAACCTGCTGGCTAGGAGCTGGCAAGAGGAACCATCTCTCGGCTATGacatttctccttccttctctgaaGGGAAACACTGAAAGAGAGGAGAGAAGCTGGActcacttggggcagaggaggCCAGGGAGCAGAAGGCAGCGATGAGGAGAACGGCGAGGGCAGCCATGAAGACCTTCATGTTGCT
The genomic region above belongs to Chelonoidis abingdonii isolate Lonesome George chromosome 20, CheloAbing_2.0, whole genome shotgun sequence and contains:
- the LOC116830187 gene encoding C-C motif chemokine 4-like — its product is MKVFMAALAVLLIAAFCSLASSAPIGSDPPTACCFTYTSRKIPRGLVVDYYDTNSMCSQTAIVFITKKGREVCANPKEDWVQEYVTHLELN